In Bradyrhizobium sp. CCBAU 051011, the following are encoded in one genomic region:
- a CDS encoding diguanylate cyclase, with protein MPHRNPPDPGGPLRRLTSTAVVIIFALVMTACVLGVMAWKAFDAKKAALTSGSSDIQNLAHSLAEHASHTIQSVDIAMTGMVDLLKYRDPEPDRFNRYLAETAKTLPQLRRIGVSDAKGNWTYSSLAEMPRHTISDRNYFVYHRDTPDNALRISELLQSRVDDRSSMIVVSKRITKLDGSFGGVVAAAIDKDYFNGFYRTFQLGPDGGISLIRNDGTLLIRWPLSDKSTNLSKTDLFSKHLKLSSVGYYKIISPFDGVVKHLGYEETRNYPMVVTVAMSEDWLLSEWWKTLRTDVIVAGVLLCMILMLAALLALQFRFRSRTERALREREAHYRLLADNIADIIIVIDARSVLRYVSRSVEPVLGLQATNLVGKSCFDLVHPEDRESVMQATTRLSGVGSVSTVVFRHYRGDGTLAWVESKFKLASETSDPKQIEFLCVIRDVTERKRMEDELTQLNRRLTQLAATDGLTGLTNRRTLDSFLRREYEACEEISVLLFDIDNFKGYNDTYGHQAGDRCLQAVAKTIGDATANTSGLSARYGGEEFAVVLPNTSEDEALKVAESVRLTVRALGIPNTASSRGYITISAGVAAKTRSTLDEAALVGEADTALYEAKRLGRNRSMVHSSIDLRYVESGSIQHDGEIAPRERTH; from the coding sequence ATGCCCCATCGAAATCCTCCAGACCCCGGCGGGCCGCTGCGGCGGTTAACGTCGACGGCCGTCGTCATCATCTTTGCGCTGGTCATGACCGCCTGCGTCCTCGGCGTCATGGCCTGGAAGGCGTTCGACGCCAAGAAGGCGGCGCTGACGAGCGGCAGCTCCGACATTCAAAACCTCGCTCATTCGCTGGCAGAGCACGCCTCGCACACCATTCAGTCGGTCGATATCGCGATGACGGGAATGGTGGACCTGCTGAAATACCGAGACCCCGAGCCTGACAGGTTCAACCGATACCTGGCCGAAACGGCGAAAACGCTGCCCCAGTTGCGGAGGATCGGCGTCTCGGATGCCAAGGGCAACTGGACCTATTCGTCGTTGGCGGAGATGCCGCGCCATACCATCTCGGACCGCAACTATTTCGTCTACCATCGCGATACACCGGACAACGCGCTTCGGATCAGCGAGCTGCTGCAGTCCCGGGTCGACGATCGATCCTCCATGATCGTTGTCTCGAAACGTATCACCAAGCTCGACGGCAGCTTCGGCGGGGTCGTCGCCGCGGCGATCGACAAGGATTATTTCAACGGCTTTTACCGGACATTCCAGCTCGGCCCGGACGGCGGCATCAGCCTGATACGGAATGACGGTACGCTCCTGATACGCTGGCCGCTGTCGGACAAGAGCACGAACCTGTCCAAGACCGACCTGTTCTCGAAGCATCTCAAGCTGAGCTCTGTCGGATATTACAAGATCATCTCGCCGTTCGACGGCGTCGTGAAGCACCTCGGCTATGAGGAGACGCGCAACTACCCGATGGTGGTCACCGTCGCCATGTCGGAAGACTGGCTGCTTTCGGAATGGTGGAAGACCTTGCGCACCGACGTCATCGTCGCCGGTGTGCTCTTGTGCATGATCCTGATGCTGGCGGCGCTGCTTGCATTGCAATTCCGCTTCCGCAGCAGGACCGAGCGCGCGCTGCGCGAGCGCGAGGCGCATTATCGGCTGCTCGCCGACAATATCGCCGACATCATCATCGTGATCGATGCCCGCAGCGTGCTCCGTTATGTTTCCCGTTCCGTCGAGCCGGTGCTTGGGCTGCAGGCGACGAATCTGGTGGGAAAATCATGCTTCGACCTGGTCCATCCCGAGGACCGCGAGAGCGTTATGCAGGCGACCACGCGGCTTAGTGGTGTCGGTAGCGTCAGCACGGTGGTGTTCCGGCACTATCGCGGCGACGGAACGCTGGCGTGGGTCGAGAGCAAATTCAAGCTGGCATCGGAGACTAGCGATCCCAAGCAAATCGAATTTCTTTGCGTCATCCGCGATGTCACCGAACGCAAGCGGATGGAGGACGAACTGACCCAGCTTAACCGCCGGCTCACCCAGCTCGCCGCGACCGACGGGCTGACCGGGCTGACCAATCGCCGCACCCTCGACAGCTTCCTGCGGCGCGAATACGAAGCCTGCGAAGAAATTTCGGTGCTGCTGTTCGATATCGACAATTTCAAGGGCTATAACGACACCTACGGACACCAGGCCGGCGACCGTTGCCTGCAGGCCGTTGCGAAAACCATTGGCGACGCGACCGCCAACACGTCGGGCCTGTCCGCGCGGTATGGCGGCGAGGAATTCGCGGTCGTATTGCCGAACACCTCGGAAGACGAGGCCTTGAAGGTTGCCGAATCCGTCCGGCTAACGGTCCGGGCGCTGGGCATACCCAACACGGCCTCGAGCCGCGGCTACATCACCATCAGCGCAGGCGTCGCCGCCAAGACCCGCTCGACGCTCGACGAGGCGGCGCTGGTTGGAGAAGCCGACACCGCGCTCTACGAGGCCAAGCGCCTCGGCCGCAATCGCAGCATGGTGCATTCCTCAATCGATCTGCGATATGTCGAGAGCGGCTCCATCCAGCACGATGGCGAAATCGCACCGCGCGAACGGACGCATTAG
- a CDS encoding GbsR/MarR family transcriptional regulator yields the protein MTEKTDKTKLPAVVERFILHWGDMGDEWGVNRSVSQIHGLLYLAEAPMTAEDIAETLGMARSNVSNSIKELLAWNLIRRVPILGDRRDHFEAETDIWEVAARIAAGRKEREIDPAIDALRACVSDAADDPTISPVAAKRLKEMLAFTELVDRWYTQMLHVPRPRLVALIKLGEKIVSFLPVGKSK from the coding sequence ATGACAGAAAAGACCGACAAAACGAAACTCCCCGCCGTCGTCGAACGGTTCATCCTGCACTGGGGTGACATGGGGGACGAGTGGGGCGTCAACCGTTCCGTCAGCCAGATCCATGGTCTGCTGTACCTCGCCGAGGCGCCGATGACCGCGGAAGATATCGCCGAGACGCTCGGCATGGCGCGGTCCAACGTCTCCAATTCGATCAAGGAGCTGCTGGCCTGGAATCTGATCCGCCGGGTGCCGATCCTCGGTGACCGCCGCGATCATTTCGAGGCCGAAACCGACATCTGGGAAGTGGCGGCGCGGATCGCCGCCGGCCGCAAGGAGCGCGAGATCGATCCCGCCATCGATGCGCTACGGGCCTGCGTTTCCGACGCTGCCGATGATCCGACCATCAGCCCGGTCGCGGCCAAGCGGCTGAAGGAAATGCTGGCTTTCACCGAACTGGTCGACCGCTGGTACACGCAGATGCTGCATGTGCCGCGGCCGAGGCTGGTCGCGCTGATCAAGCTTGGCGAGAAGATCGTCAGCTTCTTGCCGGTCGGGAAATCGAAGTAG
- a CDS encoding oxaloacetate decarboxylase produces the protein MAFRQRRERLRTILNGPTCIRPGSVYDATSIRIAEDLGFELGMFGGSVASLAILGDPDITLITLTELAEQMRRMSRASALPVLVDADHGYGNALNVRRTVQELEAAGAAGLTIEDTLLPQAFGVAEPQLISLEEGVGKMKAALDGRSDPQLVIMGRTGTRGGGPRASSFEDCLARARAYDATGVDALFFTGLTRRREVEAIAAVTTLPIVLGNTQGELDDAAFLRSQRVKIALQGHTPFAAATLAVHDTLKALREGTRPKDLKGLASAQLTNRLVRDDEVKQRLSEFLGLKKS, from the coding sequence ATGGCTTTCCGTCAGCGCCGAGAGAGATTGCGTACCATTCTCAACGGCCCCACCTGCATCCGGCCGGGGTCGGTCTATGACGCGACCTCGATCCGTATCGCCGAAGACCTCGGCTTCGAGCTCGGCATGTTCGGCGGCTCGGTGGCCTCGCTGGCGATCCTCGGCGATCCCGATATTACGTTGATCACGCTGACCGAACTGGCCGAACAAATGCGGCGGATGTCGCGCGCTTCTGCCTTGCCGGTACTGGTCGACGCCGATCATGGCTATGGCAATGCACTCAATGTCCGCCGTACCGTTCAGGAATTGGAAGCGGCGGGGGCCGCGGGCCTCACCATCGAGGATACGCTGCTGCCGCAGGCCTTTGGCGTCGCCGAGCCGCAACTGATCTCGCTGGAGGAGGGCGTCGGCAAGATGAAGGCGGCGCTCGACGGGCGCAGCGATCCGCAACTGGTCATCATGGGCCGGACCGGAACACGCGGCGGCGGACCAAGGGCGTCGAGTTTCGAGGACTGTCTGGCGCGGGCGAGAGCCTATGACGCGACCGGCGTCGATGCGCTGTTTTTCACGGGTCTTACGAGGCGCCGGGAAGTCGAGGCGATCGCGGCGGTAACGACGCTACCGATCGTTCTCGGCAATACCCAGGGCGAACTCGACGACGCTGCGTTCCTCAGGAGTCAGCGGGTGAAGATTGCCCTGCAGGGCCACACGCCATTCGCCGCGGCGACGCTGGCGGTCCATGATACGCTGAAAGCGCTGCGCGAAGGCACGAGACCGAAGGACTTGAAGGGGCTTGCATCGGCGCAGCTCACCAATCGTCTGGTGCGCGATGACGAGGTCAAGCAGCGGCTTTCCGAATTTCTCGGATTGAAGAAGTCATGA
- a CDS encoding TIGR01777 family oxidoreductase, which translates to MTSLLWILIAIQVVMGVFDTFYHHELTERLAWRPSQRYELQLHAVRNMFYALLFLVLGWLEVHGLLAMLVIAVLVAEIIITLMDFVEEDMSRKLPASERINHTLLAINYGAILVLLLPVLISWAMQPTGIKSAYAGWLSVIAAAAAVGAALCGLRDFSASKRLSRMTAAPAASLVEKWPARQTVLVTGATGFIGSRLVAGLAGAGHQVIALVRNPAKAEMLPPPITLITSLDQLPADARIDVIVNLAGEPIGNGLWTEAKRRRILDSRINMTGDVVRLIARLERKPAVLVSGSAIGWYGLWQDQVLTESAKSHACFSHELCDAWENAARPAEAHGVRVVCLRIGLVIGTEGGFITRMLTPFEFGLGGPLGSGRQWMSWIERDDLIRLIAHVIAHPEISGPVNATAPIPVTNLKFTEELGRRLRRPALFRIPDALLRRVGGDFASELLLGGQRVLPNKALSNGFVFRHETLRSAFEAIL; encoded by the coding sequence ATGACGTCGCTGCTCTGGATCCTGATCGCCATTCAGGTCGTGATGGGCGTGTTCGACACGTTCTATCACCACGAACTGACCGAGCGGCTGGCGTGGCGTCCCTCGCAGCGCTACGAGCTGCAGCTCCATGCTGTCCGCAACATGTTCTATGCGCTGTTGTTCCTGGTGCTGGGCTGGCTGGAGGTGCACGGCCTTCTTGCCATGCTGGTCATCGCGGTGCTGGTCGCCGAGATCATCATCACGCTGATGGATTTCGTCGAGGAAGACATGAGCCGGAAATTGCCGGCCAGCGAGCGCATCAATCACACGCTGCTCGCGATCAATTACGGCGCCATTCTGGTGCTGCTGCTGCCGGTCCTGATCTCCTGGGCGATGCAGCCGACCGGAATCAAGTCGGCCTACGCGGGCTGGCTCAGCGTGATCGCGGCGGCGGCAGCGGTGGGCGCCGCGCTGTGCGGCCTGCGCGATTTCTCAGCGTCGAAGCGCCTTTCGCGCATGACGGCTGCACCGGCGGCAAGCCTGGTCGAAAAATGGCCCGCGCGGCAGACGGTGCTGGTCACCGGCGCCACCGGATTCATCGGCAGCCGCCTGGTCGCAGGCCTGGCGGGGGCAGGGCATCAGGTCATCGCGCTGGTGCGAAATCCGGCGAAGGCCGAGATGCTGCCGCCGCCGATCACGCTGATCACGAGCCTCGATCAGCTTCCGGCCGACGCCCGTATCGATGTGATCGTCAATCTCGCGGGCGAGCCGATCGGCAACGGGCTGTGGACCGAGGCCAAGCGCCGCAGGATTCTGGATTCCCGCATCAACATGACCGGCGACGTCGTCCGCCTGATCGCTCGGCTCGAACGCAAGCCGGCGGTGCTGGTCTCGGGCTCCGCGATCGGCTGGTACGGGCTCTGGCAGGATCAGGTGCTGACGGAGTCAGCGAAGTCCCATGCCTGCTTCAGCCATGAACTCTGCGACGCCTGGGAGAACGCGGCGCGTCCGGCGGAGGCGCATGGGGTGCGCGTGGTCTGTTTGCGGATCGGCCTCGTGATCGGCACCGAAGGCGGCTTCATCACGCGGATGCTGACGCCGTTCGAATTCGGGCTCGGCGGGCCGCTCGGCTCGGGCCGGCAGTGGATGTCATGGATCGAGCGCGACGACTTGATCCGCCTGATCGCGCATGTGATCGCGCATCCGGAGATTTCCGGTCCGGTCAATGCGACCGCGCCGATCCCGGTCACTAATCTGAAATTCACCGAAGAACTCGGCCGAAGGCTGCGCCGCCCCGCGCTGTTCCGCATTCCCGACGCGCTGCTGCGTCGTGTCGGCGGCGACTTCGCCAGTGAATTGCTGCTGGGCGGCCAGCGCGTGCTGCCGAACAAGGCGCTCAGCAACGGCTTCGTGTTCCGCCATGAAACGCTGCGCAG
- a CDS encoding acetyl/propionyl/methylcrotonyl-CoA carboxylase subunit alpha, which produces MFKRILIANRGEIACRVIKTARRMGIETVAVYSEADRDALHVEMADEAVLIGPPAAAESYLLIDRIVEACRKTGAQAVHPGYGFLSEREAFPRALEKAGIVFIGPNPGAIAAMGDKIESKKAAAKAKVSTVPGHLGVIEDDKQAVKIADEIGYPVMIKASAGGGGKGMRIAHSKAEVAEGFNLAKAEAKSSFGDDRVFIEKFIVDPRHIEIQVLGDKHGNVIYLGERECSIQRRNQKVIEEAPSPLLDETTRRKMGEQAVALAKAVHYDSAGTVEFVAGQDKSFYFLEMNTRLQVEHPVTELITGIDLVEQMIRVAAGEKLSIAQKDVTLTGWAVESRVYAEDPFRNFLPSIGRLVKYRPPTEVSQDGVTIRNDTGVQEGGEISIHYDPMIAKLVTHAPSRAAAIEAQATALDAFYVDGIRHNIPFLSALMNHPRWREGKLSTGFISEEFPKGFSARPPEGEIARRLAAVGAAIDHVLGERKRRISGQLTGRLVQRERRRAVWLDRDEIALDVAREADGIAVRFIGTDSLPGNPHNLISAWTPGEPVWQGTIDGHFVAMQVRAIPNGIRLAHQGFEVAVQVFTESEAAAARLMPVNSAADTGKKLLCPMPGLVVSIAVSEGQEVKSGETLAVVEAMKMQNVLRAERDGTVKKIHAAAGATLAVDALILEFA; this is translated from the coding sequence ATGTTCAAAAGAATTCTGATCGCAAATCGCGGCGAGATCGCCTGCCGGGTCATCAAGACTGCGCGCCGAATGGGGATCGAGACGGTCGCGGTGTATTCCGAGGCGGACCGCGATGCGCTGCATGTCGAAATGGCCGATGAGGCCGTGCTGATCGGCCCGCCGGCCGCGGCCGAAAGTTATCTTTTGATCGACAGGATTGTCGAGGCCTGCCGCAAGACCGGCGCGCAGGCGGTGCATCCCGGCTATGGCTTCCTGTCCGAACGTGAAGCGTTTCCGCGCGCGCTCGAAAAGGCCGGTATCGTCTTCATCGGACCCAATCCGGGCGCGATCGCCGCGATGGGCGATAAGATCGAATCCAAGAAGGCCGCGGCCAAGGCCAAGGTTTCCACGGTGCCCGGCCATCTCGGCGTCATCGAGGACGACAAGCAGGCGGTGAAGATTGCCGACGAGATCGGCTATCCCGTGATGATCAAGGCCTCTGCCGGCGGCGGCGGCAAGGGCATGCGGATCGCGCATTCCAAGGCGGAAGTCGCCGAAGGTTTCAACCTCGCCAAGGCTGAAGCAAAATCCTCGTTCGGCGACGATCGTGTCTTCATCGAGAAGTTCATCGTCGACCCCCGCCATATCGAGATCCAGGTGCTCGGCGACAAGCATGGCAACGTGATCTATCTCGGCGAACGCGAATGCTCGATCCAGCGCCGCAACCAGAAGGTCATCGAGGAGGCGCCGTCCCCGCTGCTCGACGAGACCACGCGCCGCAAGATGGGCGAGCAGGCGGTCGCGCTGGCGAAGGCCGTGCATTACGACTCCGCCGGCACCGTCGAGTTCGTCGCCGGCCAGGACAAGAGCTTCTACTTCCTGGAGATGAACACCCGTCTGCAGGTCGAGCATCCCGTCACCGAACTGATCACCGGCATCGACCTCGTCGAGCAGATGATCCGCGTTGCCGCCGGCGAGAAGCTCTCGATCGCGCAAAAGGACGTCACGCTGACCGGATGGGCGGTCGAATCGCGCGTGTATGCCGAGGATCCGTTCCGCAACTTCCTGCCCTCGATCGGCCGCCTCGTGAAATACCGTCCGCCGACGGAAGTGAGTCAGGACGGCGTCACTATCCGCAATGACACCGGCGTGCAGGAGGGCGGCGAAATCTCGATCCATTACGATCCCATGATCGCAAAGCTCGTCACCCACGCGCCGTCGCGGGCCGCCGCCATCGAGGCGCAAGCCACCGCGCTCGACGCGTTCTACGTCGACGGCATCAGACACAATATTCCGTTCCTCTCGGCGCTGATGAACCATCCGCGCTGGCGCGAGGGCAAGCTTTCCACCGGCTTCATATCGGAGGAATTTCCAAAGGGATTTTCCGCGCGCCCGCCGGAAGGCGAGATCGCGCGGCGGCTCGCCGCCGTGGGAGCTGCGATCGATCATGTGCTTGGCGAACGGAAGCGGCGGATTTCCGGCCAGTTGACCGGCCGGCTGGTGCAGCGCGAGCGCCGCCGCGCGGTATGGCTCGATCGCGACGAGATCGCGCTTGATGTGGCGCGCGAGGCCGACGGCATCGCGGTGCGCTTCATCGGCACCGATAGTCTGCCCGGCAATCCGCACAATCTGATCTCGGCCTGGACGCCGGGCGAGCCGGTCTGGCAGGGCACCATCGACGGCCATTTCGTGGCGATGCAGGTGCGCGCGATCCCGAACGGCATCCGCCTGGCGCATCAAGGCTTTGAAGTTGCGGTCCAGGTGTTCACCGAAAGCGAAGCCGCGGCGGCACGGCTGATGCCGGTGAACTCGGCGGCCGATACCGGCAAGAAGCTGCTGTGCCCGATGCCCGGGCTCGTGGTGTCGATTGCGGTCTCCGAAGGGCAGGAGGTCAAGTCCGGCGAGACGCTGGCCGTGGTCGAGGCGATGAAGATGCAGAACGTGCTGCGCGCCGAGCGCGACGGCACGGTGAAGAAGATCCACGCCGCGGCCGGCGCGACGCTGGCAGTGGATGCGTTGATTCTTGAATTTGCTTGA
- a CDS encoding DUF4166 domain-containing protein, producing the protein MASTRIPRFPATPASTTILLDDRRFHNLLPDEEWGRLPLAIWRRFSKRFADGETVVYVGTVEEASFSRAGWWLAQLARVIGGPLPTGAETGVPMVVAVTEDAASGGQIWTRMCARSNGFPQVIHSAKRFAGPTGLEEYVGYGVSMALLISVEHEALVFRSVGYSLQIGPLRVPLPPWLTPGDLTVTHSDLGGGTFRFSLDIVHPRFGKLIRQSAVFMEAAS; encoded by the coding sequence ATGGCGTCTACAAGAATACCAAGGTTTCCCGCAACGCCTGCCTCGACCACCATCCTGCTCGACGACCGCCGCTTCCACAATCTGTTGCCCGACGAGGAATGGGGCCGTCTGCCGCTGGCGATCTGGCGGCGCTTTTCCAAGCGCTTTGCCGACGGCGAAACCGTCGTCTATGTCGGCACGGTGGAGGAGGCGAGTTTTAGCCGCGCAGGCTGGTGGCTGGCGCAGCTCGCGCGGGTGATCGGCGGGCCGTTGCCGACAGGTGCCGAGACCGGCGTTCCGATGGTCGTGGCGGTGACCGAGGACGCGGCGAGCGGCGGCCAGATCTGGACCCGCATGTGCGCACGCAGCAACGGCTTTCCGCAGGTCATCCATTCCGCGAAGCGCTTTGCAGGTCCGACCGGCCTTGAGGAGTATGTCGGCTACGGCGTCAGCATGGCGCTGCTGATATCGGTCGAGCACGAAGCGCTGGTGTTTCGCAGCGTCGGCTACTCCCTGCAGATTGGTCCGTTGAGGGTGCCGCTGCCGCCCTGGCTCACGCCCGGCGATCTAACCGTCACCCATTCCGATCTCGGCGGCGGCACGTTCCGTTTCTCGCTCGACATCGTTCACCCGCGCTTCGGCAAACTCATTCGTCAGTCCGCCGTGTTCATGGAGGCCGCATCATGA
- a CDS encoding SGNH family hydrolase: protein MSNKPRLLFARSGPLIALAIAVGMLLSVGEPTSAQFFNFGGYQQQQQRPPPQRNGGWFGGGGWFSNDAYEPFQQRAPPLERRQSPPPPREDFSRAPPPEKRATVPTRSVLVIGDAMADWLAYGLEGVYSEQPDFGVIRKHKTTSGLIKYQPKGEPADWVAAAKVILAAEKADAIVVMLGLNDRIPIREPVDEKSADKKGDGKVPQASAETKNAKPGAPDGTANADGKRVDGELSPDDTGQAAAPEKVARSPNGVSEFRDERWVKLYNKKLDDMIGVLKSKGVPVLWVGLPAVRGQKSTSDMLFLDKLYREAAAKGGITYVDVWEGFVDEAGNFVQRGPDFEGQIRQLRTNDGVFFTRAGARKLAHYVEREITRLLARLPIALPSEPATPDADAVPGQPAPRPLAGPIIPLVASSIAPDQLLGGPGSRPAALDSIATRALVKGEALSPPAGRADDFVWPRREIGREHIKGDPLAASAAMPPTASAKPKKYRR from the coding sequence ATGTCCAACAAGCCCAGACTACTCTTTGCCAGGAGTGGCCCGCTGATTGCGCTGGCAATCGCGGTGGGCATGTTGTTGAGCGTCGGCGAGCCTACCTCGGCGCAGTTCTTCAATTTCGGCGGATATCAGCAGCAGCAGCAGCGTCCGCCCCCGCAGCGCAACGGCGGCTGGTTTGGCGGCGGCGGCTGGTTCTCCAACGACGCTTACGAGCCGTTCCAGCAGCGAGCGCCGCCTTTGGAAAGGCGGCAGTCCCCACCGCCGCCACGCGAGGATTTTTCAAGGGCGCCGCCGCCCGAGAAGCGCGCAACCGTCCCAACGCGCAGTGTACTGGTGATCGGCGACGCCATGGCCGACTGGCTGGCCTACGGACTTGAGGGCGTCTACTCCGAGCAGCCCGACTTCGGCGTGATCCGCAAGCACAAGACGACTTCGGGCCTCATCAAGTACCAGCCCAAGGGCGAGCCCGCTGACTGGGTCGCGGCTGCCAAGGTCATTCTTGCGGCTGAGAAGGCTGATGCGATCGTTGTCATGCTCGGCCTCAACGACCGCATACCAATCCGGGAACCTGTCGACGAGAAATCTGCCGACAAGAAGGGGGACGGAAAGGTTCCACAAGCCAGCGCTGAAACCAAAAACGCCAAGCCTGGCGCACCGGATGGTACGGCCAATGCAGACGGCAAGCGCGTCGACGGCGAATTGTCGCCCGACGACACCGGCCAGGCGGCAGCCCCCGAAAAGGTGGCGCGCTCGCCGAACGGCGTTTCTGAGTTCCGCGACGAACGCTGGGTCAAGCTCTACAACAAGAAGTTGGACGACATGATCGGGGTTCTCAAAAGCAAAGGCGTGCCGGTCTTGTGGGTCGGTCTGCCGGCCGTCCGCGGCCAGAAGAGCACCTCCGACATGCTGTTCCTGGATAAGCTCTACCGCGAAGCTGCGGCCAAGGGCGGCATCACCTATGTCGACGTCTGGGAAGGCTTTGTCGACGAGGCCGGCAATTTCGTGCAAAGGGGCCCTGACTTCGAGGGCCAGATCCGTCAGTTGCGGACCAATGACGGTGTCTTCTTCACCAGGGCTGGCGCGCGCAAGCTTGCGCATTATGTGGAGCGCGAGATCACGCGCCTCCTCGCGCGTTTGCCGATCGCGCTGCCGAGCGAGCCGGCAACACCAGATGCCGACGCCGTGCCCGGCCAACCCGCGCCGCGGCCGCTGGCCGGACCAATCATCCCCTTGGTCGCGTCCTCCATCGCGCCGGATCAGTTGCTTGGCGGACCGGGTTCACGCCCGGCCGCGCTCGATTCTATCGCCACGCGCGCGCTGGTGAAGGGCGAAGCACTTTCTCCGCCCGCCGGCCGTGCCGACGATTTCGTATGGCCGCGCCGCGAGATCGGCCGCGAGCACATCAAAGGTGACCCTCTCGCCGCATCTGCAGCCATGCCGCCGACCGCATCGGCGAAACCAAAAAAGTATCGACGCTAA
- a CDS encoding acylphosphatase produces MSDAIRHVTIRVRVQGVGYRAFVDDEARSHDLEGWVRNRRDGSVEAVFAGSAGAVTAMIEECRRGPSSARVDAVHDEAVGPDMLRLRRAGERFSVLPTI; encoded by the coding sequence ATGAGCGACGCGATCCGTCATGTCACGATCAGGGTCCGGGTGCAGGGCGTCGGCTACCGCGCCTTTGTCGACGACGAGGCGCGGTCGCATGATCTGGAAGGCTGGGTGCGCAATCGTCGCGACGGCAGCGTCGAGGCGGTGTTCGCCGGCTCCGCGGGCGCCGTTACGGCGATGATCGAGGAATGCCGGCGTGGGCCATCGTCGGCGCGAGTCGATGCGGTGCATGATGAAGCCGTTGGTCCTGACATGCTGAGGTTGCGACGGGCAGGGGAGCGCTTCTCTGTGCTGCCGACGATCTGA
- a CDS encoding RNA polymerase sigma factor region1.1 domain-containing protein, with amino-acid sequence MDLSAMIKRAIEIGERPGFITFDPLNELTLLSATTIEAEDIEILLGALSDRGIDVREA; translated from the coding sequence ATGGACTTATCGGCAATGATCAAAAGAGCGATCGAGATCGGCGAACGGCCGGGGTTCATCACCTTCGACCCGCTCAACGAACTCACCTTATTATCGGCCACGACGATTGAGGCCGAAGATATCGAGATTCTCCTGGGGGCCTTGAGCGACCGTGGAATAGACGTCAGAGAGGCATAG
- a CDS encoding thermonuclease family protein: MRSRIFLVAALLSIAFPASQSSAATAIVRDGGTLQLGNVTFRLDGIDVPTIDQLCIDERADSWTCGIEARDQLTKLIGGKQVRCDDLGPDPSYKKRRIGVCKIEGETTSLSQLLVRNGFALNVEASASGRFQPDEARARDDRQGLWKGCFVAPREFRAGKKDGALLGTACRADRDREIRETLFPDDLVMPAGCNIKGKFAVRARVTGNLGIYHLQACRSYPGLKQDRWFCSEEQAQAEGFRQAYNCRSPSKSK, translated from the coding sequence ATGCGGTCCCGAATTTTTCTGGTTGCGGCATTGCTGTCGATCGCCTTTCCGGCCAGCCAGAGTTCGGCCGCCACCGCCATCGTCCGGGATGGCGGCACGCTTCAACTGGGCAACGTTACCTTCCGCCTCGACGGCATCGATGTTCCGACCATCGACCAACTCTGCATCGACGAACGCGCCGATAGCTGGACCTGCGGTATCGAGGCGCGCGATCAACTGACCAAGCTGATCGGCGGCAAACAGGTCCGCTGCGACGATCTGGGTCCCGATCCCTCTTACAAGAAACGGCGCATCGGCGTGTGCAAGATCGAGGGCGAGACGACAAGTCTCAGCCAGTTGCTGGTCCGCAACGGCTTTGCCTTGAATGTCGAAGCCTCAGCCAGCGGGCGCTTCCAGCCGGACGAAGCCCGCGCCAGAGACGACCGCCAAGGCCTCTGGAAAGGCTGCTTTGTCGCGCCGCGCGAGTTCCGCGCCGGGAAAAAGGACGGCGCCCTGCTCGGCACTGCATGTCGCGCCGACCGCGACCGCGAAATCCGCGAGACCTTGTTCCCCGATGATCTCGTGATGCCCGCGGGCTGCAATATCAAAGGCAAATTCGCCGTCCGCGCGCGTGTTACCGGGAACCTTGGCATCTATCATCTGCAGGCGTGCCGCTCCTATCCGGGGTTGAAGCAGGATCGCTGGTTCTGTTCCGAGGAACAGGCGCAGGCGGAAGGGTTCCGCCAAGCTTACAACTGCCGGTCACCATCCAAGAGCAAATGA